The region CAGCGCTATCGTGACCTGACGCAATCGGCTCTTGCCGATGAGCGCGCGGATCTCGTCGTGTGGCCGGAAAATGCGGTGACGTTCTTTCTCGATCGCGAGGAAGCGCTGCGAAAATCCCTGGCGGGCATGCTGGGGGCTTCGCACGCGATGCTGCTCGCCGGTGGTCCGCGCGTGCAATCGCTGGCGCCGCAGGAATTTCGCAACTCCGCGTTCCTGCTCGGGCAGGATGCGAGCATCGTCTCGTACTACGACAAGCAGCGGTTGCTGCCTTTCGGCGAGTACAGGCCGATGCATGCGCTCGCGTTCGAGCAGTCGGATCCGGGGCCGGTACGGGAGTTCAGCCCCGGGCCGCCGGAGGCGAGCCTTCTCGATGCTGCCGGCCTGCCTGTCGGAGTCGTGATCTGCAACGAGGCTCTCTTTCCGGACCCTGCGCGAGAGCGCGTGCGCGCCGGTGCGCAGCTCCTGGTGGCGCTCACGAACGACTCCTGGGTCGGCCAGTGGAAGTACGCCGAGCAGGCGTTCGAGCAGTCGGTCGTTCGGGCGGTCGAGGAGCGTCGCTACCTGGTACGCGCTTCCACGTCGGGTCCTTCGGCGGTGGTGGACGACGCGGGCCAGGTGCTCGCGCGCACCCGGGACGACAGCGAAGAAGTGCTTCGCCACCCGATCCAGGCGCGGCGCGAGCTGAGCATCTATGCGCGCGTCGGGGATCTGTTCGCCTGGTGCTGCGCTGCGATCGTCGCGGCGGCATGGACGCGGCTTCGCGCGACCGTCAGACGACTGCCGTGACCAGGCGCGCGAACGATATCCCGGAGTGGCTCGCCGAGCTGGCAAGCGCCCGCGGATTTTCCGTTCGTACGCGTCGCGGATCCCGTATCGGCAGCGACGCTGCC is a window of Candidatus Binatia bacterium DNA encoding:
- the lnt gene encoding apolipoprotein N-acyltransferase — protein: MSTAPHDRAQLLAAGMLVAASGWLCAQSFPGGSSPSLAFVALVPFLVCARLAPGARAATLFGALWMLLFAWGINDWFAPAVSRYFEKPWSFGFAGFLAVTLLTAAPATVLFARFLRCIGPRPRVLAPFLVAAAWTAGELLRSRVLGDPWGLLGYSQASRPVWLQVADFSGIYGVGFVVAATNAALAELLLLGAAQPRASRASLFVAAPALVVPLLAFVYGSVQLDESPAAAADRRELVVVQGNLDFRQQWRLTSHVANLQRYRDLTQSALADERADLVVWPENAVTFFLDREEALRKSLAGMLGASHAMLLAGGPRVQSLAPQEFRNSAFLLGQDASIVSYYDKQRLLPFGEYRPMHALAFEQSDPGPVREFSPGPPEASLLDAAGLPVGVVICNEALFPDPARERVRAGAQLLVALTNDSWVGQWKYAEQAFEQSVVRAVEERRYLVRASTSGPSAVVDDAGQVLARTRDDSEEVLRHPIQARRELSIYARVGDLFAWCCAAIVAAAWTRLRATVRRLP